A stretch of the Polaribacter pacificus genome encodes the following:
- a CDS encoding TonB-dependent receptor gives MKNFKNLLVVALFFTVATVFGQSKITGKVVDESGQPLPSASVQVKGTSNGTSSDFDGKFVLNANTDSGVVLISFIGYLTKEVAFTSSKSNLGTIQLTEDSNTLEEVVIQGVIDVAKDRKTPVAVSTIKANEIEEKLGSQEFPEILKSTPSVYATKSGGGFGDARINIRGFSQENIAVLINGVPVNDMENGSIYWSNWAGLSDVTSAMQVQRGLGSSKLAISSVGGTVNVITKTSEQKQGGNVTASFGNDGYMKYLASYSTGKLDNGLSASFLLSRTQGDGYVDGTKFLGHNYFIGLGYTFNDEHSIEFTFTGAPQWHHQRSYAEKLSLYQQFGTADEPSRKFNPAWGMYNGEEFSLRRNFYHKPVMSLNYDWKISDDASLSTVLYASWGRGGGSGPIGNVNGIRDYDFRLRDAAGQVRFDDIAKWNAGGTVADFGADRVSTVNDRNNGLTRRASMNSHNWYGLIANFHKEANENLSWDLGIDARTYQGIHYRVVSNLLGATGYTDNRDVNNPNRNITSFVDPSPSFNPWANITNQQKIEYYNDGNVRWLGAFGQVEYSKDNISAFVQAGVSQQAFQRVDYFNLLVGSQKSSFESLLGGNIKGGMNWNINEEHNVFGNAGYYSKQPFFDAVYPNYNNNDINTGLTNEKIVGLELGYGFRNENYNVKVNAYRTSWKDRYQRSGGSAPGNFVDFSGIEQVHTGLEFEANAYYGKFTIDGMLSLGNFQYVGNVTGTEYDQNNNVVGASGTTFYLDGVKVGDAAQTTARIGVTYRATDDLKFDISNFYATNLYPTISASSFTSQADNDAGSLKLPSHSLLDAGVSYKFNFGEKVNARFRLNVNNVLDTRYISDGYTNIHATAGSTTYDGIDVNNRVYFGYGRTWNASFKFSF, from the coding sequence ATGAAAAATTTTAAAAATTTATTAGTAGTTGCATTGTTTTTTACAGTTGCTACAGTTTTTGGACAATCAAAAATCACTGGTAAAGTTGTTGACGAATCTGGTCAACCATTACCAAGTGCGAGTGTTCAAGTAAAAGGAACCTCAAATGGAACATCATCAGACTTTGATGGGAAATTTGTTTTAAACGCAAACACCGACTCTGGTGTCGTATTGATTTCGTTTATTGGATACCTAACTAAAGAAGTAGCATTTACTTCATCAAAAAGTAATTTAGGGACTATTCAATTAACTGAAGACTCTAACACTTTAGAGGAAGTTGTTATCCAAGGTGTAATTGATGTTGCCAAAGACAGAAAAACTCCTGTAGCGGTTTCAACGATTAAAGCAAATGAAATAGAAGAAAAATTAGGGTCTCAGGAATTTCCTGAAATTTTAAAATCTACTCCTTCTGTATACGCTACCAAATCTGGTGGTGGATTTGGAGATGCTAGAATTAATATTAGAGGATTTAGTCAAGAGAACATTGCTGTATTGATTAATGGTGTTCCAGTAAATGACATGGAAAATGGTTCTATTTATTGGTCTAACTGGGCTGGACTTTCTGATGTAACTTCTGCAATGCAAGTACAAAGAGGTTTAGGTTCTTCTAAATTGGCAATTTCGTCTGTTGGAGGTACTGTAAACGTTATTACAAAGACTTCTGAACAAAAACAAGGAGGAAATGTAACTGCTAGTTTTGGAAATGACGGATATATGAAATATTTGGCTTCTTATTCTACAGGTAAATTAGACAACGGATTATCTGCTTCTTTTTTATTAAGCAGAACTCAAGGAGATGGTTATGTTGATGGTACTAAATTTTTAGGACACAACTATTTTATTGGTCTTGGTTACACATTTAATGATGAGCACTCAATTGAGTTTACATTTACTGGTGCACCACAATGGCATCACCAACGTAGTTATGCTGAAAAACTATCATTATACCAACAGTTTGGAACTGCAGATGAACCTAGCAGAAAATTCAATCCAGCTTGGGGAATGTATAATGGAGAAGAATTTTCTTTAAGAAGAAACTTTTACCACAAACCAGTTATGTCTTTAAACTATGACTGGAAAATTTCTGACGATGCAAGTTTATCAACTGTTCTTTACGCTTCATGGGGACGTGGAGGTGGATCAGGTCCAATTGGAAATGTAAACGGTATCCGTGATTATGATTTTAGATTAAGAGATGCAGCTGGTCAAGTTCGTTTTGACGATATCGCAAAGTGGAATGCAGGTGGTACTGTAGCTGATTTTGGAGCAGATAGAGTTAGTACAGTTAATGATAGAAATAACGGTTTAACACGTAGAGCTTCTATGAACTCTCATAACTGGTATGGTCTTATTGCTAACTTCCATAAAGAAGCAAACGAAAACTTAAGCTGGGACTTAGGTATAGATGCAAGAACTTACCAAGGAATTCACTACAGAGTTGTTTCTAATCTTTTAGGAGCTACAGGATATACTGACAACAGAGATGTAAACAATCCTAACAGAAATATTACAAGTTTTGTAGATCCTTCTCCAAGTTTTAATCCTTGGGCTAATATTACCAATCAACAAAAAATTGAGTACTATAATGATGGTAACGTTCGTTGGTTAGGAGCTTTTGGACAAGTTGAATATTCTAAAGATAATATTTCTGCTTTTGTACAAGCTGGTGTTTCTCAACAAGCATTCCAAAGAGTTGATTATTTCAACTTGCTAGTTGGTAGTCAAAAATCAAGCTTTGAAAGCTTATTAGGAGGAAACATAAAAGGGGGAATGAACTGGAACATTAATGAAGAGCATAATGTTTTTGGAAATGCAGGTTACTATTCTAAACAACCTTTCTTTGACGCTGTTTACCCAAACTATAACAACAACGACATCAATACTGGGTTAACAAACGAAAAAATCGTAGGATTGGAGTTAGGTTATGGTTTTAGAAATGAAAACTACAATGTAAAAGTAAATGCATATAGAACTTCATGGAAAGACAGATACCAAAGATCAGGTGGTTCTGCACCAGGAAATTTTGTTGATTTCTCAGGAATTGAACAAGTTCACACTGGATTAGAATTTGAAGCAAATGCATATTATGGAAAATTCACTATTGATGGAATGCTTTCTTTAGGTAATTTCCAATATGTAGGTAATGTAACTGGTACAGAATATGACCAAAACAATAATGTTGTTGGAGCTAGTGGAACAACTTTTTATTTAGATGGAGTTAAAGTTGGTGATGCTGCTCAAACTACAGCAAGAATTGGAGTTACATATAGAGCTACAGATGACTTAAAATTTGATATTAGCAATTTTTACGCAACAAATTTATACCCAACAATTAGCGCTTCTTCTTTTACCTCACAAGCTGATAATGATGCTGGATCTTTAAAACTTCCTAGTCATTCTTTATTAGATGCAGGAGTATCATACAAATTTAACTTTGGAGAAAAAGTTAATGCTCGTTTCAGACTTAACGTAAACAACGTTTTAGACACGAGATATATTTCTGATGGTTACACAAACATCCATGCAACTGCAGGTAGCACAACCTATGATGGTATAGATGTAAACAACAGAGTATACTTTGGTTACGGAAGAACTTGGAATGCTTCTTTTAAGTTTTCTTTCTAA
- a CDS encoding lysophospholipid acyltransferase family protein, with the protein MKILSYIISPIFILVFFLLLVIFHPLQWISLNVFGHKAHDKVVAALNFFLVKSLLILGIPIRLINKHTLPEDTSLIFVSNHQSTFDIPPIGWFFRKHHPKFVAKIELGKGIPSVSYNLRHGGAALINRKDAKQALTELGRFSKRIREKKWGAIIFPEGTRSRTGKPKPFSTNGLKMITKYNPDGYIVPLTINNSWKVFKYGKFPLGLGSPISITTHKPIKIDSLPFDELMKEVETAVTNHIQ; encoded by the coding sequence ATGAAAATTTTAAGTTATATAATATCTCCAATATTTATCCTTGTCTTTTTTCTGTTGTTAGTGATTTTTCACCCGCTACAATGGATAAGCTTAAATGTTTTTGGCCATAAAGCACATGATAAAGTTGTGGCAGCACTAAACTTTTTTTTGGTTAAGTCTTTACTAATCTTGGGGATTCCTATCCGATTGATCAACAAACACACATTACCAGAAGATACCAGCTTAATATTTGTATCAAACCACCAAAGTACTTTTGACATCCCTCCAATTGGTTGGTTTTTTAGAAAGCATCACCCAAAATTTGTTGCCAAAATCGAGTTGGGTAAAGGCATACCAAGTGTTTCATACAATTTAAGACACGGAGGCGCGGCTCTTATCAACAGGAAAGATGCAAAACAAGCACTTACTGAGCTTGGACGATTTTCTAAAAGAATCCGCGAAAAAAAATGGGGGGCAATTATCTTCCCAGAAGGTACCAGAAGTAGAACGGGGAAGCCAAAGCCTTTTTCTACAAATGGATTAAAAATGATAACCAAATACAATCCTGACGGATATATTGTACCTTTGACCATTAACAATTCGTGGAAAGTATTTAAATATGGCAAATTTCCTTTGGGTTTAGGAAGTCCTATTAGCATTACTACACACAAACCTATAAAAATAGATTCATTACCGTTTGATGAATTAATGAAAGAAGTAGAAACAGCGGTCACCAATCATATCCAATAA
- a CDS encoding PD-(D/E)XK nuclease family protein has protein sequence MQSFISETLDDILKSQNTFENSIFILPSQRAGVFLKKAIQDKISSGFLPEILNIETFISRVSHINKVEAVPLLFHFYHCYQKKTAKPESFDIFASWAVTALQDFNEIDQHLVDPKGIFNYLKDIQRIKNWDLKTPMQSTPLMKSHFSFMEKLGEYYTELYQYLLEKNWGYQGLMYREAAKKIDSFCKMNPEKKLIFLGFNALNKAEELIFQTVLATEQAKVYWDIDSAFLKDKHQAGHFIRQYKKSWKYYEKNELKTVTNSFDTPKNIQVIGASKNSSQFKYIGELLDSFESFQKTAVVLADESLLPLALNALPKKIEGINITMGYPLKDLPSTLLFSLIFKVFLSQESLQKKVSNGFYYKDVIDLLKHPLLFNTLNIPSGNLSLVIATRIAKNNEVFISQAYIANCLDPLEPKKKEIILAIFDPLTSIEHFFDRLLLLIQFLKEEVSAIEKEYLFRYYKIFTQLQELQSSYKYLQSLKGLQQLFNQLIASESLSFEGEPLKGLQLMGMLETRVLDFENLIISSVNEGVLPAGNKQNSFIPFDVKVAYGLPTFKEKDAIFSYHFFRLLQRAKNIFLLYNSESDSFGAGEKSRFIAQLNQLKPALTTVQISPEVRTEKTNLKRIEKSEFVMAKLKELAKKGISPSSLTSYLRNPLDFYQQKVLAIKELDAVEETVAANTLGTIVHETLEALYKPYIGSLLSTDHFSSMETKIDESIHFYFKKHFHQSAVLTGKNKLIFEVAKQFVKRFIKNEKKLVAQGNKLKIIATEQTLDTTIQVKGIPFPIKLHGNVDRIDQLNDVLRIIDYKTGKVTASNLKISDVSTINDDKYSKAIQVLLYAFLYSKSPNYNPEKPFEAGIVSFKNLNEGFIKVNFAEGRKPAEVIITPEKLAEFVHAMETLILEIYNPEIPFEEKLIKKMTP, from the coding sequence ATGCAATCATTCATTTCTGAAACCTTAGACGACATCCTAAAAAGTCAAAATACTTTTGAAAATAGTATTTTTATACTTCCATCACAAAGAGCTGGTGTCTTTTTAAAAAAAGCCATTCAGGATAAAATAAGCAGTGGTTTTTTGCCAGAAATTTTAAATATTGAAACCTTTATTTCACGTGTTTCTCATATCAACAAGGTCGAAGCAGTTCCTTTACTTTTTCATTTTTACCACTGCTATCAGAAGAAGACAGCAAAACCAGAGTCTTTTGATATATTTGCTTCTTGGGCGGTTACTGCACTTCAAGATTTTAATGAAATTGATCAACACTTAGTTGACCCAAAAGGTATTTTTAATTACTTAAAAGACATCCAACGCATTAAAAATTGGGATCTTAAAACTCCTATGCAAAGTACTCCTCTAATGAAAAGTCATTTTTCTTTTATGGAAAAACTTGGAGAATATTATACAGAATTGTACCAATATTTACTAGAGAAAAATTGGGGTTATCAAGGATTAATGTACAGAGAGGCTGCTAAAAAAATCGATTCCTTTTGTAAAATGAATCCAGAAAAAAAATTGATTTTTTTAGGCTTTAATGCCTTAAACAAAGCAGAAGAATTGATTTTTCAAACCGTCTTGGCTACAGAACAGGCAAAGGTCTATTGGGATATTGATAGCGCTTTTTTAAAGGATAAACATCAGGCAGGGCATTTTATTAGACAGTACAAAAAGAGCTGGAAATATTATGAAAAGAATGAACTAAAAACTGTTACAAATTCTTTTGATACTCCAAAAAATATTCAAGTAATTGGGGCTTCAAAAAATAGCAGTCAATTTAAATATATTGGCGAACTCTTAGATTCTTTTGAATCTTTTCAGAAAACAGCAGTCGTCTTAGCTGATGAAAGCCTATTGCCCCTGGCACTGAACGCATTGCCAAAAAAGATAGAAGGCATTAATATTACCATGGGATATCCTTTAAAAGACCTGCCCTCTACCCTTTTATTTTCATTGATTTTTAAGGTGTTTTTATCCCAAGAAAGCTTACAAAAGAAAGTATCAAATGGATTCTATTACAAAGATGTCATCGACCTTTTAAAACACCCATTGCTTTTTAATACCTTAAATATTCCTAGTGGAAATCTTAGTTTAGTCATTGCCACTCGCATTGCAAAAAATAATGAGGTTTTTATCAGTCAAGCATATATTGCTAATTGTCTAGACCCACTTGAGCCTAAGAAAAAAGAGATAATATTAGCTATTTTTGATCCACTAACAAGTATAGAACACTTTTTTGATCGCTTACTTTTACTTATTCAGTTTTTAAAAGAAGAGGTAAGTGCTATAGAAAAAGAATACTTATTTAGATATTATAAAATTTTTACACAATTACAAGAACTTCAGAGCAGCTATAAATATCTGCAAAGTTTAAAAGGTTTACAGCAGTTATTTAACCAGCTCATTGCTAGCGAAAGCCTGTCTTTTGAAGGTGAACCTTTAAAGGGTTTGCAATTAATGGGCATGTTAGAAACACGTGTTCTAGACTTTGAAAACCTAATCATTAGCTCAGTAAATGAAGGAGTCCTCCCTGCTGGAAACAAGCAAAACTCTTTTATTCCTTTTGATGTCAAAGTGGCTTATGGGCTTCCTACTTTTAAAGAAAAAGATGCAATTTTTTCTTACCATTTTTTTAGATTGTTACAGCGAGCAAAAAACATCTTCCTACTCTATAATTCAGAAAGTGATAGCTTTGGAGCTGGAGAAAAAAGTAGGTTTATAGCACAACTAAATCAATTAAAACCAGCCCTAACTACTGTTCAGATAAGTCCAGAGGTACGAACAGAAAAGACGAATTTAAAACGCATAGAAAAATCAGAATTTGTGATGGCTAAGCTTAAAGAGCTAGCAAAAAAGGGTATTTCGCCATCATCACTAACTAGTTACCTTAGAAACCCATTAGATTTTTATCAGCAAAAAGTACTTGCTATTAAAGAGCTAGACGCGGTAGAAGAAACGGTGGCTGCAAACACCCTTGGAACGATAGTCCACGAAACGCTTGAAGCACTTTACAAACCTTATATTGGCAGTTTATTAAGCACTGACCATTTTAGTAGTATGGAGACAAAAATTGATGAGTCCATACATTTTTATTTTAAAAAACATTTTCATCAAAGTGCAGTTCTTACCGGAAAAAACAAGCTAATTTTTGAAGTTGCCAAACAATTTGTAAAACGATTTATCAAAAACGAAAAGAAACTAGTTGCTCAGGGAAATAAACTAAAAATCATTGCTACCGAACAAACTTTAGATACGACAATACAGGTAAAAGGCATTCCTTTCCCGATTAAACTACACGGAAATGTAGATCGAATAGATCAACTAAATGATGTTTTGAGAATTATTGATTACAAAACAGGAAAAGTAACGGCAAGCAATCTAAAAATCAGCGATGTATCGACTATTAACGATGACAAATATAGCAAGGCTATCCAGGTACTTCTCTACGCTTTTTTATACAGCAAGTCTCCAAACTACAACCCTGAAAAACCATTCGAAGCAGGGATTGTTTCTTTTAAAAATTTAAATGAAGGCTTTATAAAAGTAAATTTTGCAGAAGGTAGAAAACCAGCAGAGGTAATAATTACACCAGAAAAGTTAGCAGAATTTGTACATGCAATGGAAACTCTAATTTTAGAAATCTACAATCCAGAAATTCCTTTCGAAGAAAAATTGATAAAAAAAATGACCCCGTAG
- the pgi gene encoding glucose-6-phosphate isomerase: MALKNIDPTTTIAWKKLNEHFLEIQEKHLINFFKDHPNRATDFTIDFEDFFFDYSKNRLNQEVLDLLTELTEEVALPNAIASYFNGDIINSTEQRAVLHTALRSNSEVPLWVDGKNIRLEIAAALKQMESLTNDVVSGKWKGATGKAITDIVNIGIGGSHLGPQMVVTALQEYSNHLNTHFISNVDGDHLESVLAKLNRETTLFVIVSKTFSTQETLSNATSAKEWFLKSATKKDIAKHFIAVSTNTKAVTAFGVAPKNILPMWDWVGGRFSLWSPVGITISLSLGFEHFKQLLAGANEMDEHFKSTPFNKNIPVLMALIGIWYTNFFDCETELVLTYAQALENLVPYLQQASMESNGKSVDRAGKKIGYQTGSILWGGIGTNVQHSFMQLVHQGTKLIPADFIGFKESCSGRKDQHKKLMANYQGQITALAFGKSIQDAHLELKFQGKVNQISELLPYKVFEGNKPSNSLIIKKRTPESIGKLIALYEHKIFTQGIIWNIYSFDQFGVELGKELANTYLNQ, translated from the coding sequence ATGGCTTTAAAAAACATTGATCCAACAACTACAATTGCCTGGAAAAAACTGAATGAGCATTTTCTGGAAATACAAGAAAAACACCTCATCAATTTTTTTAAAGACCACCCCAACAGAGCAACAGACTTTACTATTGATTTTGAAGATTTCTTTTTTGATTATTCTAAAAACAGACTCAATCAAGAAGTCCTTGACCTTTTAACTGAGTTAACTGAAGAAGTAGCCTTACCTAATGCAATAGCAAGTTATTTTAATGGCGATATTATTAATAGCACAGAACAAAGGGCCGTATTACACACAGCCTTAAGATCAAATTCAGAAGTTCCTTTATGGGTTGACGGAAAAAACATTCGCTTAGAAATAGCAGCTGCTTTAAAGCAAATGGAAAGCCTAACAAATGACGTGGTTTCTGGCAAATGGAAAGGAGCTACTGGCAAAGCAATTACAGACATCGTAAATATTGGTATTGGCGGGTCTCATTTGGGACCACAAATGGTTGTGACTGCCTTGCAAGAATACTCCAATCATTTAAACACGCATTTTATATCAAATGTTGATGGCGATCATTTGGAGTCTGTTTTAGCAAAATTAAATAGAGAAACTACCTTGTTTGTGATCGTCTCAAAAACTTTTAGCACTCAAGAAACATTGTCCAATGCAACAAGTGCTAAAGAATGGTTTTTAAAATCTGCAACTAAAAAAGACATCGCCAAACATTTTATAGCAGTCTCTACAAATACAAAAGCTGTTACAGCATTTGGTGTGGCTCCAAAAAATATCCTACCGATGTGGGATTGGGTTGGTGGTCGTTTTTCACTTTGGAGTCCCGTGGGAATTACAATTTCCTTGTCTCTAGGTTTTGAGCATTTTAAACAACTCTTAGCAGGCGCCAATGAAATGGATGAACATTTTAAAAGTACCCCTTTTAATAAAAACATCCCTGTACTTATGGCTTTAATAGGTATTTGGTACACTAATTTTTTTGATTGTGAAACGGAACTTGTCTTGACTTATGCGCAGGCCTTAGAAAATCTGGTCCCTTATTTGCAGCAAGCTTCTATGGAAAGCAATGGGAAAAGCGTAGATAGAGCTGGTAAAAAAATAGGCTACCAAACTGGAAGTATTCTTTGGGGAGGTATTGGAACCAATGTACAACACTCATTCATGCAATTGGTTCATCAAGGCACCAAACTAATACCTGCAGATTTCATTGGCTTTAAAGAATCTTGCAGCGGAAGAAAAGATCAGCACAAAAAACTAATGGCCAATTACCAAGGACAAATTACCGCATTGGCTTTTGGAAAAAGCATTCAAGACGCACACTTAGAACTTAAATTTCAAGGAAAAGTTAACCAAATCTCAGAGCTACTTCCTTACAAAGTCTTTGAGGGAAACAAACCTAGTAATTCACTAATTATCAAAAAAAGAACTCCAGAATCTATAGGCAAATTAATTGCACTTTACGAGCATAAAATCTTTACTCAGGGCATTATTTGGAATATTTATAGTTTTGATCAATTTGGTGTAGAATTAGGAAAAGAATTGGCTAATACTTATTTAAATCAATAA
- a CDS encoding acyl-ACP desaturase has translation MSVHNIRKEVMLTLEKNIDTFVDKFLITPEKIWQPTDFLPNSQKDSFIDEVREIQEISKELDDDFWVVLVGDTITEEALPTYESWLLDLDGVSQHPDNGWAKWVRAWTSEENRHGDVLNKYLYLSGRVNMREVEITTQHLIADGFDIGTASDPYKNFVYTSFQELATYISHNNVAKIAKSKGHKALAKMSKIIAGDEMRHHIAYAEFVKEIFKIDPNEMMLAFQHMMKHKIVMPAVHLRESFNNKGTLFDQFSTVAQRVGVYTGFDYVDILKKLNTTWEIDKLTNLSPEAEKARDYLLKLPDRMYRITERIVVPDTKYDFKWMNPIV, from the coding sequence ATGTCTGTACACAACATAAGAAAAGAGGTGATGTTAACCTTAGAAAAAAACATCGATACATTTGTAGATAAGTTTTTAATCACGCCTGAAAAAATTTGGCAGCCAACTGATTTTTTGCCTAATTCTCAAAAAGATAGCTTCATTGATGAAGTAAGAGAAATTCAAGAAATCTCGAAAGAATTGGATGACGACTTTTGGGTAGTTTTAGTAGGTGATACTATTACCGAAGAGGCTTTACCTACTTATGAGTCTTGGCTATTAGACCTTGATGGAGTTAGTCAACATCCAGATAACGGTTGGGCAAAATGGGTAAGAGCATGGACCTCAGAAGAAAATCGTCACGGTGATGTTTTAAATAAGTATTTGTATTTGTCTGGACGTGTAAACATGCGTGAGGTAGAAATTACCACCCAACATTTAATTGCTGATGGTTTTGACATCGGTACTGCATCTGATCCGTATAAGAATTTTGTTTACACTAGTTTTCAAGAACTTGCAACCTATATTTCTCATAATAACGTAGCAAAAATCGCCAAAAGCAAAGGGCACAAGGCCTTGGCTAAAATGTCTAAAATTATTGCTGGTGATGAAATGCGCCATCATATAGCCTATGCAGAGTTTGTTAAAGAAATCTTTAAAATAGATCCAAACGAAATGATGCTAGCTTTTCAACATATGATGAAGCATAAGATTGTCATGCCTGCAGTACACCTGAGAGAATCGTTTAACAACAAAGGAACCTTGTTTGATCAATTTTCTACTGTCGCACAACGCGTAGGGGTTTATACTGGTTTTGACTATGTAGACATCCTTAAAAAGCTAAATACCACTTGGGAAATTGACAAATTAACCAACCTAAGTCCTGAAGCAGAAAAAGCAAGAGATTATTTGTTAAAGCTTCCAGATCGTATGTATAGAATCACAGAAAGAATTGTGGTTCCAGATACCAAATATGATTTTAAATGGATGAATCCTATCGTTTAA
- a CDS encoding amidohydrolase, producing MSLTLQIALVQTDLFWESPKENCNQLTVQLAELPNTVDLIVLPEMFTTGFSMEPTKLYETMDGPTVKWMQELAKQKAAAVMGSLIIKDQEQFFNRLLFVEPTGAITSYDKKHGFSLAGEDKVYTPGVSRQLVHYKGWRICPLICYDLRFPVWARNTVDYDLLIYVANWPVPRINAWNTLLKARAIENMSYCVGVNRIGVDANGYEYSGNSIAIDYLGSPLTEVCEHKAAVLITTLLKEPMMATRQKLGFLNDRDSFVVD from the coding sequence ATGAGTTTAACCTTGCAGATTGCTTTAGTGCAAACCGATTTGTTTTGGGAATCCCCCAAAGAGAATTGCAACCAATTAACAGTTCAACTTGCTGAGCTTCCTAATACTGTAGATTTAATTGTCTTACCAGAGATGTTTACTACTGGGTTTTCTATGGAGCCAACAAAACTGTATGAAACTATGGATGGACCTACTGTTAAGTGGATGCAGGAACTAGCCAAGCAAAAGGCAGCGGCGGTTATGGGTAGTCTTATTATTAAAGATCAGGAGCAGTTTTTTAATCGACTGTTATTTGTAGAGCCCACTGGAGCAATAACTAGTTATGATAAAAAACACGGATTTAGTTTGGCAGGAGAAGATAAGGTATACACACCTGGAGTTTCAAGGCAGTTGGTACACTATAAAGGCTGGAGGATTTGCCCGCTTATTTGTTATGATTTGCGCTTTCCGGTTTGGGCTCGTAATACAGTTGATTATGATCTCTTAATTTATGTTGCCAATTGGCCCGTTCCGAGAATAAATGCATGGAACACTTTACTAAAAGCAAGAGCTATAGAAAACATGAGTTATTGTGTTGGGGTCAATAGAATTGGAGTTGATGCCAATGGCTATGAATATTCAGGAAATTCTATTGCTATAGATTATCTAGGATCTCCTTTAACGGAGGTTTGCGAGCATAAAGCAGCAGTGCTTATCACAACACTTTTAAAAGAACCGATGATGGCTACCCGACAAAAATTAGGATTTTTAAATGATCGAGATAGTTTTGTAGTAGACTAA